The genomic DNA TGGCTTCCTCGCAATGGGTGCCATCCTCCAGCCGCAGCAGCTCGGCGATCTCATCCAGGCTGAAGCCCAGCCGCTGGGCTGATTTCACGAACCGCACGCGCGCCACATCGGCGTCACCGTAACGGCGGATGCCGCCATAGGGCTTCTCCGGCTCAGGCAGCAAGCCCTTGCGTTGGTAGAACCGGATGGTTTCCACATTGACCCCGGCCGCCTTGGCGAATACGCCGATAGTCAGATTCTCCAAATTGTTTTCCATATCGTTTGACTCCGTACATGACTACGGAAATAAGCTTAAGCCATTTGGAATACGTTTGCCATTGCTCTTTTCTAAGTCGAGGAACCATGAATATGAATATATCGACCGAATCGCGACTGGAACTCAAAGCGGCGGTGACGCGTGCGCAGCAGAAGCTGGCGGACGAGTTTCCGTTGCAGGCACGGATCGAAGACG from Pseudomonas putida includes the following:
- a CDS encoding mercury resistance transcriptional regulator MerR; this translates as MENNLENLTIGVFAKAAGVNVETIRFYQRKGLLPEPEKPYGGIRRYGDADVARVRFVKSAQRLGFSLDEIAELLRLEDGTHCEEASSLAEHKLKDVREKMADLARMEAVLSDLVCACHARKGNVSCPLIASLQGKKEPRSADAV